A window of Diadema setosum chromosome 2, eeDiaSeto1, whole genome shotgun sequence contains these coding sequences:
- the LOC140244705 gene encoding ATP-binding cassette sub-family C member 8-like yields the protein METQNKFSAWFCGSNDSTTSLLHPAQNWTEDECFIDSVGFCIHATFSALALVILTAIPCFNVTRSVNHRYLIPYPGHVVRWVVYMLYFVVCLCMCGEGAMLDFLRSQSGELAPPRFYMLPIAAGIAAILVMVYYHLLEYWDLPILAILQPIYWISVLAAECCRLRNILNDPNIPSDGIRLILSGIVVGFAGIMALVELFLMWKLVCRNFSPIGEKLPPDLRNPDMHYYDDYSSLPSNMLLMWMDPLYKQGYKNAIEMKDLGDLPKRHRTRHISRRFLKFLKQEKDRVEGRGGDISLYRVLNRTLFPRMHIGGVLKFMADTSSFATPYLISGIIEWTARTTTSDQEIKDVKYISVGEFFSNGFVLVGLLFIQLAFQKLTTQMCFYLVINEAVHAQAAIQTAVFKKSLRLSTSAINSGSMTMGQITNHMSVDPKNLYTAIMWIHLVWSVPYLVSGLMFILYKQLGFSSLAGAALLFLSLPIQSLCASRQSTYQSMAMKYSDERLKKTNEVLQGIQVVKLNAWEQIFQTSIIKVKIDETAQRVRAVIFKIVLTGMNNAAPIVVMLVSYGLYTVISDKVLTPAITFASLSVFNQLATPLQLLSRVTTNYIAATVSIKRLTVFFQAPEIEVRDDGRQKGNEDDGLNDDDDDDDDDDDGDGGKHHEDKMNRLNTNGKKKETQGMLNKL from the exons ATGGAGACACAGAACAAATTTTCTGCCTGGTTTTGCGGATCGAATGATTCGACCACCTCGTTGCTCCACCCAGCGCAGAACTGGACGGAAGACGAGTGTTTCATCGACTCGGTTGGATTTTGCATCCATGCAACTTTTAGCGCGCTCGCACTGGTCATCCTGACAGCCATTCCGTGCTTCAACGTTACGCGCAGCGTGAACCACCGGTATTTGATCCCCTATCCTGGTCATGTGGTGCGATGGGTGGTTTACATGTTGTACTTCGTGGTCTGTCTGTGCATGTGCGGCGAAGGGGCGATGCTGGACTTTCTCCGTTCACAATCGGGAGAGCTCGCGCCACCGCGCTTCTACATGCTGCCGATTGCAGCGGGAATTGCCGCCATTTTAGTGATGGTTTACTACCACTTACTAGAGTACTGGGACCTTCCGATATTGGCGATCTTGCAGCCGATATATTGGATCTCCGTTCTTGCGGCGGAATGTTGCAGACTGAGAAACATCCTAAACGATCCTAACATCCCATCGGATGGTATACGGCTGATCCTCAGCGGAATCGTGGTCGGATTTGCCGGGATCATGGCGCTGGTCGAACTCTTCCTTATGTGGAAATTG GTGTGTCGAAATTTCTCGCCAATCGGAGAGAAGCTGCCTCCGGATTTGAGAAATCCCGACATGCATTACTACGACGATTACAGCAGTTTGCCGTCCAACATGCTACTCATGTGGATGGATCCGCTTTACAAACAAGGATACAAGAACGCCATCGAAATGAAAGATCTGGGTGACCTGCCAAAGAGGCACAGAACCCGCCACATCAGTAGAAGATTCTTGAAGTTTCTCAAGCAAGAAAAG GATCGAGTCGAGGGAAGAGGTGGCGACATCAGTTTGTATCGAGTTCTGAACAGAACACTCTTTCCTAGAATGCACATCGGTGGCGTGCTCAAGTTTATGGCCGACACTTCCTCCTTCGCCACGCCCTATCTCATCTCGGGTATCATCGAATGGACGGCGAGGACCACGACCTCGGACCAGGAAATAAAG GACGTGAAGTATATCAGCGTAGGGGAATTTTTCTCCAATGGCTTTGTGTTGGTGGGACTGCTCTTCATCCAGCTAGCATTTCAGAAACTCACCACCCAAATGTGTTTCTACCTGGTGATTAACGAGGCCGTGCATGCCCAAGCCGCCATACAA ACAGCTGTCTTCAAAAAGTCCCTTCGCCTCTCGACGAGTGCAATCAACAGTGGGTCAATGACTATGGGGCAAATCACAAACCACATGTCTGTCGACCCGAAGAATCTCTACACGGCTATAATGTGGATCCACCTTGTTTGGTCCGTCCCTTACCTGGTGAGTG GGTTGATGTTCATCCTGTACAAGCAGCTGGGGTTCTCCTCTCTGGCCGGCGCCGCTCTACTGTTCCTTTCATTACCCATTCAGTCTCTCTGTGCAAGCCGACAGTCGACCTACCAGAGCATGGCAATG AAATATTCGGACGAACGCTTGAAGAAGACTAACGAAGTGTTGCAGGGAATTCAGGTGGTGAAGCTCAACGCGTGGGAGCAGATTTTCCAGACTTCCATCATCAAGGTCAAGATTGACGAGACAGCCCAGCGCGTCCGGGCAGTGATCTTCAAAATCGTGCTTA CTGGAATGAATAACGCCGCTCCAATCGTAGTGATGCTTGTG TCCTACGGCCTCTACACGGTGATATCGGATAAAGTACTCACCCCAGCCATCACCTTCGCGTCCCTGTCGGTCTTCAACCAGCTCGCCACGCCCTTGCAGCTCCTCTCCCGTGTGACGACAAACTACATAGCCGCCACGGTCAGCATCAAGCGCCTGACAGTCTTCTTTCAGGCGCCAGAGATCGAAGTCAGGGACGACGGTCGGCAGAAGGGCAATGAGGACGACGGGTtgaacgacgacgacgacgacgatgacgatgatgatgacggggATGGCGGAAAGCATCACGAGGACAAGATGAATAGGCTTAATACGAACggcaagaaaaaagaaacacaggGAATGCTCAACAAG CTCTGA